The Porphyromonas pogonae genome segment GTTTAGTTTGCGCAAGGGGCATATCTGGTCTTCAATCAGGAAGATATTTAGCAGTAAGAAACTTGTTGATGACGAATACAAGAATGACCTCGAAAATATTATCAAAAAATATCAGGCCAAAGGCTATAGAGATGCTGAAATCACTCATGACTCTATTGTGCCGGTTCCCGGAAATAATAAAGTTGTAGATATCTATATAGACGTCAAAGAAGGTAAGCGGTATTACATCAAGGATATTCAGTTTGTAGGAAATACAAAATACAATTCAGAACTCCTCAAGCAGTATGCCGGCATCAAGCCTGGTGATGTTTACAATCAGAAAAGATTGAACGATCGTCTTTTTGTGGATGAAGATGCTGTATCCAATATCTACTATAACAATGGATATATATTCTCACGTATTACACCCGTTGAGACCAAAGTAGAAGGAGACTCCGTTACTTTGGATGTACGTGTTACCGAGGGTAACCCCGCAACAATCAATAAGGTTATTATCAAGGGAAACAATCTTGTGTATGAAGATGTGGTACGTCGCGAGCTTTATACAAAGCCGGGTAAATTGTTTAGCCGTCAGGATTTGATGGATTCTTATCGTCTGATCAATCAGTTGGGGCACTTTGATGCAGAAAAATCTCAGCCTAGACCATTACCTGATCCATATGATGGTACTGTAGATATCGAGTATCCACTCGTGCCCAAAAGTAATGACCAGCTTGAGCTTTCTATCGGATGGAGCCAAACGGGTCTTGTAGGTAGAGTAGGTGTGAAGTTTACAAACTTTTCTATCAAAAACCTCTTTCACCCCAGCATGTACAAGGGTATAATACCACAGGGTGATGGCCAAACACTTTCACTGAGCGGACAGACCAACGGTAGCTACTATAAGCAACTTAGCTTTAGTTTCTCCGATCCCTGGTTTGGAGGCAAGCGCCCTAATTTATTTGAAGTTAGTGGTTTCTATTCCAAGGTTACTGCCATGGATGAGAAATACTATAATACGCGAATGAATGACTTGTACAATAGTATGGCCTATTCCGGATATTATACCAATCCTTACTATGGAGGTATGGGTGGTTACGGTGGTATGGGCGGCTATGGTGGTTATGGAGGTGGCTATAATCCTTATTATGCCGGAGGTCAGCTGATGGAAAACTCTTATGACCCTGATAAATCCCTTGAGATGTTTGGTTTGTCTATTGGCTATGGTAAGAGATTGAATTGGCCTGACAATTGGTTCCAGGTGTATGCATCCCTCAACTATACCCGCTATAAACTTAAAAACTGGATCTATCCTACCTTTGGTACTTTCCATCAAGGTAGTGCCAACGACCTTAACTTGGAGTTGCGTTTGATGAGAAACTCCACTGACAATCCTGTATATACCCGTAGAGGATCAGAGTTTATGGTGTCATTGTCTGCTACTCTTCCTTATTCCATGTGGGATAAAAAAGACTATGCCGATCCCAACCTGCCACTTGCCGATCGCTACAGATTTATTGAGTATCACAAGTGGAAGTATCTGGCTAAGGTATTTACACCTCTCATGAATCCTATGACAGTAAAACGCACTCCTGTTTTGATGAGTAAGATCGAAGGTGGTATCATAGGGACTTACGATAATAATAAGCGCTCTCCTTTTGGCACATATTATATGGGGGGAGATATGATGTCGAGTATGATGGGTAGCTATATGAACGAAAACATAGGTCTTAGGGGTTATAAAAACGGATCTATTGCCGGTGCCAACTATGATTATGCTTACTCATACATGAAAATGAGCATGGAACTTCGTTATCCATTGGTGTTTGAGCAGTCTACTACTATATGGGCTTTGGCTTTTGTTGAAGCAGGTAATGCCTGGAAAAAGCTGGACAATTATAACCCGTTTGATCTGAAAAGATCTGCCGGTTTAGGCGTACGCATCATGTTGCCTATGGTGGGACTCATAGGTATTGACTGGGCATATGGTTTCGATAAACCTCGCGGATATTCGGAAAAAGGTGGTAGCAATATCCACTTTGTACTCGGACGTGATTTATAATAAATCACTACAAACTTCGTTACTCATATAAATAGAATACACTTTAAAAGCATTTGATTATGAAAAAGTTTTTGATTTCATTTGTATTGATCTTTTTCTCTGCAGTAGGAGCTATGGCCCAGAAATATGCTTTTGTGGACATGGATTATATAATGAAGAGTATCCCCAACTATGAAGTAATGACCAAGCAGATTGAGCAGGCTTCTTCGGCATATCAGAAACAATTGGAGGCTGTGGAAAACTCAGCCAAAGATATGTACAAGAAGTATCAGGCCGATCTGGCTACTCTCACTCCTGATCAGAAAAAGAGTCGTGAAGAAGCGATCGTTGCTAAAGAGAAAGAGGTCATGGAGCTGAAAATGAAGTTTTTTGGTCCCGAAGGGGAACTTGTCAAAAAACGTAATGCTGCAATGAAACCTCTTGAAGATGCCGTATGGCAATCTCTCAAATCCATGGCCAAAGAGTATGGACTGATGATGATTATTGATCGCTCTTCTTCCAAAATTGTTTATGCTGATCCCTCGATAGATATCAGCACTTCTGTGTTGGCAAAGTTGGGTATTAATAAATAAAAAACTTATCTTTGAGACAGTTTTGGCTGATCTCATATAAACACAGTATTTAGAAGAATATTATAAATCAATTAAATCAATATGAAAAAGTTATTTTTGGCTCTTATTATGGCCATTGCTCCTATTTGCTCTTTTGCGCAACAAAAGATAGGTATCGTAAATACTCAAGAAATTATGGCTAAGCTTCCTGATGTGAAGGATGCTAATGCAAAGATGGAACAACTGACCAAGAAATATGAAGCTGACTTAAATGGCATGAGAGACGAGTTTCAGAAAAAAGCCGAAGCTTTCACCAAAGAAAAGGCTACCTTGGTGGAGAGTATTCGTCTACGTAAAGAGCAAGAACTCCAAGATATCCAAAATCGTATTACTTCATCTTATCAAGTGAT includes the following:
- a CDS encoding OmpH family outer membrane protein, giving the protein MKKFLISFVLIFFSAVGAMAQKYAFVDMDYIMKSIPNYEVMTKQIEQASSAYQKQLEAVENSAKDMYKKYQADLATLTPDQKKSREEAIVAKEKEVMELKMKFFGPEGELVKKRNAAMKPLEDAVWQSLKSMAKEYGLMMIIDRSSSKIVYADPSIDISTSVLAKLGINK
- a CDS encoding OmpH family outer membrane protein, which codes for MKKLFLALIMAIAPICSFAQQKIGIVNTQEIMAKLPDVKDANAKMEQLTKKYEADLNGMRDEFQKKAEAFTKEKATLVESIRLRKEQELQDIQNRITSSYQVMQEDLQKQQETLLRPIQVKVTDAIKKVGDANACTYVMESTMMLYVGSTAVDLTDKVKASLGIK
- a CDS encoding BamA/OMP85 family outer membrane protein, which encodes MYKPFSLIVVSLCVSSLGLSAQALSKDAVLKTDSIKQEKEGVINNPTIDYARPTTKVIADVKITGAKNFDESLLLNLSGINVGDKVEIPGPVFTSAVNKLLAQGYFSDVKISVSKYVGNKAWIQIQVEQRPRIYSVKYHGISKSQQEDLDKKLGLSKGVALTPNVLDRTKVLIKKYYDEKGFRSMSLELKETPNVSEENFVDLDIYIDKNNKTKIREIFFKGNDHVSDFDLRMAMKKTNEMFSLRKGHIWSSIRKIFSSKKLVDDEYKNDLENIIKKYQAKGYRDAEITHDSIVPVPGNNKVVDIYIDVKEGKRYYIKDIQFVGNTKYNSELLKQYAGIKPGDVYNQKRLNDRLFVDEDAVSNIYYNNGYIFSRITPVETKVEGDSVTLDVRVTEGNPATINKVIIKGNNLVYEDVVRRELYTKPGKLFSRQDLMDSYRLINQLGHFDAEKSQPRPLPDPYDGTVDIEYPLVPKSNDQLELSIGWSQTGLVGRVGVKFTNFSIKNLFHPSMYKGIIPQGDGQTLSLSGQTNGSYYKQLSFSFSDPWFGGKRPNLFEVSGFYSKVTAMDEKYYNTRMNDLYNSMAYSGYYTNPYYGGMGGYGGMGGYGGYGGGYNPYYAGGQLMENSYDPDKSLEMFGLSIGYGKRLNWPDNWFQVYASLNYTRYKLKNWIYPTFGTFHQGSANDLNLELRLMRNSTDNPVYTRRGSEFMVSLSATLPYSMWDKKDYADPNLPLADRYRFIEYHKWKYLAKVFTPLMNPMTVKRTPVLMSKIEGGIIGTYDNNKRSPFGTYYMGGDMMSSMMGSYMNENIGLRGYKNGSIAGANYDYAYSYMKMSMELRYPLVFEQSTTIWALAFVEAGNAWKKLDNYNPFDLKRSAGLGVRIMLPMVGLIGIDWAYGFDKPRGYSEKGGSNIHFVLGRDL